One genomic region from Cetobacterium sp. 8H encodes:
- a CDS encoding 3-oxoacid CoA-transferase subunit B: protein MELTKEKIREIIAKRVAQEFKDGDVVNLGIGLPTEVANYIPDSIYVALQSENGLIGMGPTPTEAEADCRISNAGGSLVTIAPGGCFFDSFTSFGIIRGGHVDATVLGALQVDEKGNLANWMVPGKMVPGMGGAMDLVVGAKKVIIAMEHTAKGSPKILKNCTLPLTAASEVNLIVTEKGVLEVTDKGLVLKELSPFSSVEDIIATTEATIIVDDNLKTMEV from the coding sequence ATGGAACTTACTAAAGAAAAAATCAGAGAAATTATTGCTAAAAGAGTTGCTCAAGAATTTAAAGACGGAGATGTTGTTAACCTTGGAATTGGATTACCTACAGAGGTTGCCAACTATATTCCTGATTCTATATATGTTGCTCTTCAATCTGAGAATGGATTGATTGGTATGGGACCTACACCTACTGAAGCTGAAGCTGATTGTAGAATCTCAAATGCAGGTGGATCTCTTGTAACTATAGCTCCTGGTGGATGTTTCTTTGATAGTTTTACTTCTTTTGGAATCATTCGTGGTGGACATGTTGATGCTACAGTACTAGGTGCATTACAAGTTGATGAAAAAGGAAATCTTGCAAACTGGATGGTTCCTGGAAAAATGGTTCCTGGAATGGGTGGAGCTATGGATCTTGTTGTTGGTGCTAAAAAAGTTATTATCGCTATGGAGCATACTGCTAAAGGAAGTCCTAAAATTTTAAAAAATTGTACTTTACCATTAACTGCTGCTAGTGAAGTTAACCTAATTGTAACTGAAAAAGGAGTTCTTGAAGTTACTGATAAAGGATTAGTTTTAAAAGAGCTTAGCCCTTTCTCATCAGTTGAAGATATAATTGCAACTACTGAAGCTACAATTATTGTTGATGATAATTTAAAAACTATGGAAGTTTAA
- a CDS encoding CoA transferase subunit A, translating into MKKLVSVDYAASLIKDGSSLMTGGFLKCGSPKEVIEKLLENGTKDLTLIANDTSFPEFERGKLVVNKRIKKAIVSHIGTNPETGKQMHSGEMEVELVPQGTLAERIRAAGAGLGGILTPTGIGTIVQEGKTVLEVDGNKYLLEKPLKADVALIYGTKVDSFGNISFFGSTRNFNTVMATAADIVIVEADEIVEGSLDPNEIVIPGIFVDYIVKGGN; encoded by the coding sequence ATGAAAAAATTGGTCTCTGTTGATTATGCAGCATCACTTATCAAAGATGGTTCTTCTCTTATGACTGGAGGGTTTTTAAAATGTGGTTCTCCTAAAGAAGTTATCGAAAAATTACTTGAAAATGGAACTAAAGATTTAACACTTATTGCTAATGACACTAGTTTTCCAGAATTTGAAAGAGGTAAATTAGTTGTTAACAAAAGAATTAAAAAAGCTATTGTTTCTCATATTGGAACTAATCCAGAAACTGGAAAACAAATGCATTCTGGAGAAATGGAAGTTGAACTTGTTCCTCAAGGTACTCTTGCTGAAAGAATTAGGGCAGCTGGAGCTGGTCTTGGTGGAATTTTGACTCCAACCGGAATTGGTACCATCGTTCAAGAAGGAAAAACAGTTCTCGAAGTTGACGGAAACAAATATTTGCTTGAAAAACCTTTAAAAGCAGATGTCGCTCTTATATATGGAACTAAAGTTGATTCTTTTGGTAATATCTCTTTCTTTGGTTCTACTAGAAATTTCAATACTGTTATGGCTACAGCTGCTGATATTGTTATTGTTGAAGCTGATGAAATTGTAGAAGGGTCTTTGGATCCTAACGAAATAGTTATTCCTGGAATCTTTGTTGATTACATCGTTAAGGGAGGGAATTAA
- a CDS encoding TetR/AcrR family transcriptional regulator: MKTRDKILESAQRLFSEEGFEKISTKRLATEAGCNEVTIFRLFGTKNGILEEIINRFVEESRIIKILHESLTGHLEDDIAKSILLYQSFLQQHESIFRLQLKLSDSDNQKFLRTIDFKNYLVDHFIEVFYINKINYSSEVFVNNMLSSIMGGFLLRILTKGRFSNEREEYFLNEKISFYQKTIKQYQNY; encoded by the coding sequence ATGAAAACTAGGGATAAAATATTGGAATCAGCACAAAGGCTTTTTTCAGAAGAAGGATTTGAAAAGATCTCAACAAAGCGATTAGCTACAGAGGCTGGATGTAACGAGGTCACTATTTTTAGGTTGTTTGGAACAAAAAATGGTATTTTAGAAGAGATAATAAATAGATTTGTGGAAGAAAGCAGAATAATAAAAATATTACACGAAAGTCTTACAGGACATCTGGAAGACGATATAGCAAAAAGTATATTACTTTACCAAAGTTTTTTACAGCAACATGAATCTATTTTTAGATTACAGTTAAAACTTTCAGATAGTGATAATCAAAAATTTTTGAGAACAATAGATTTTAAAAACTATTTAGTGGATCATTTTATCGAGGTATTTTATATAAATAAAATAAATTATTCATCAGAAGTTTTTGTCAACAATATGCTTTCAAGTATCATGGGGGGATTTCTTTTAAGAATATTAACAAAAGGTAGATTTTCAAATGAAAGAGAGGAATATTTTTTAAATGAAAAAATAAGCTTTTATCAAAAGACAATCAAACAATATCAAAATTATTAA
- a CDS encoding 3-hydroxybutyryl-CoA dehydrogenase, translated as MKIFIVGAGVMASGIAQVFATGGHEVLITDVNKDILEKAKNGFVKNLSKLVEKVKITEERKNEILSKLNATPDLSDAKDADLVIEAVSEKMAVKKELFGKLDEICDEKTIFATNTSSLSITEIALSTKRPEKVIGMHFFNPAPVMKLIEIISGYTTSQEVHNTILELSKSLGKEPVSCQEAPGFVVNRILIPMVNEAIGILADGVASTEDIDNAMKFGANHPIGPLALGDLIGLDVVLAIMDVLASEFGDSKYRAHTLLKKMVRAGKLGRKTGEGFYKY; from the coding sequence ATGAAAATATTTATTGTTGGTGCTGGAGTTATGGCTAGTGGAATTGCTCAAGTTTTTGCTACAGGTGGACACGAAGTTTTAATTACAGATGTTAATAAAGATATTCTTGAAAAAGCCAAAAATGGTTTTGTAAAAAATTTATCAAAATTAGTTGAAAAAGTTAAAATTACAGAAGAAAGAAAAAATGAAATTCTGTCAAAATTAAATGCTACTCCTGATTTAAGTGACGCAAAAGATGCTGATTTAGTTATTGAAGCCGTTTCTGAAAAAATGGCTGTAAAAAAAGAGTTATTTGGAAAATTAGATGAAATTTGTGATGAAAAAACTATTTTTGCAACAAACACATCTTCTCTTTCTATTACTGAAATTGCACTATCGACAAAGAGACCTGAAAAAGTTATTGGAATGCACTTTTTCAATCCTGCACCTGTTATGAAATTAATAGAAATCATAAGTGGTTACACTACAAGCCAAGAGGTTCACAACACTATTCTTGAGCTTTCTAAATCTCTAGGAAAAGAGCCCGTTTCTTGTCAAGAAGCTCCTGGATTTGTTGTAAATAGAATTCTAATACCTATGGTTAATGAAGCCATTGGAATTTTAGCTGATGGTGTTGCTAGTACAGAAGATATTGATAATGCTATGAAATTTGGTGCTAATCATCCTATAGGTCCCTTAGCACTAGGAGATTTAATCGGACTTGATGTTGTTTTAGCTATAATGGACGTTTTAGCTTCTGAGTTTGGAGATTCTAAATATAGAGCTCATACTCTTCTTAAAAAGATGGTTAGAGCTGGAAAATTGGGTAGAAAAACTGGCGAAGGATTCTATAAATATTAA
- a CDS encoding enoyl-CoA hydratase-related protein, whose product MVFKNLLTSIDNRICTVKINRPEALNALNEETYKEIHECFANLEKNDDIDVIILTGEGRAFVAGADISFMKDLDTKHAKDFGILGTNAFNAVENINKVVIAVINGFALGGGCELAMACDIRIASDKAKLGQPEVTLGITPGSGGTQRLPRIVGVAKAKELIYTGNIIGAEEALNIGLVNQVVPHEELMEYALNMANKISSNAKLAVQYSKEAIDKGLQVDEATSMFIESSLFGLCFSTKDQKEGMTAFLEKRKAQFTNN is encoded by the coding sequence ATGGTATTTAAAAACCTTTTAACTAGTATTGATAATAGAATCTGTACAGTTAAAATCAATCGGCCTGAAGCTTTAAATGCTTTGAATGAAGAAACTTACAAAGAAATTCACGAATGTTTTGCTAATTTAGAAAAAAATGATGATATTGATGTCATTATTTTAACTGGAGAAGGAAGGGCATTCGTTGCTGGAGCTGATATTTCTTTTATGAAAGATTTAGATACTAAGCATGCAAAAGATTTTGGTATCCTTGGTACTAATGCTTTTAATGCTGTTGAAAATATTAACAAAGTTGTTATAGCAGTTATTAATGGATTCGCTCTTGGGGGTGGATGTGAACTTGCTATGGCTTGTGATATTAGAATTGCATCTGATAAAGCAAAACTTGGTCAACCTGAAGTTACTTTAGGAATAACACCTGGTTCAGGAGGAACACAAAGACTTCCTAGAATAGTTGGCGTTGCTAAAGCAAAGGAACTAATTTATACAGGAAATATAATAGGAGCAGAAGAAGCTTTAAATATTGGTTTAGTTAATCAAGTTGTTCCACATGAAGAACTTATGGAATATGCTTTAAATATGGCTAATAAAATTAGTTCTAATGCTAAATTAGCAGTACAATACTCAAAAGAGGCTATTGATAAAGGTCTACAAGTTGATGAAGCGACGTCTATGTTCATCGAAAGCAGTCTATTTGGTCTTTGTTTCTCTACTAAAGATCAGAAAGAGGGTATGACTGCATTCTTAGAAAAAAGAAAAGCTCAATTTACAAATAATTGA
- a CDS encoding Na+/H+ antiporter NhaC family protein, with protein MGSVTAIIKLSPVLVLAGLMMNGYDALLAAPLATVYAAAVASLVAKKKIGDIIDSCIKNAREMQIAFFILMMAYAMAEAFMSTGVGASIINIALGFGLTARTVAVVGVIVTSILSIATGTSWGTFAACAPIFLWLNHIVQGDMYLTLAAIAGGACFGDNIGLISDTTIVSSGIQRVEVVKRIRHQGFWSASVLVCAVVTFYVVSVMMGLPTEVGSPVEAINQIPESAWAALAEKRESAVALLNQVKSGVPYYMVIPLILVLVSAFKGVNTLLCLFLGIFASYAFGMFAGTVESTSAFLDLIYSGFEGAGSWVIVMMMWVAAFGGVMKTMDAFRPISILIKRISGNVRQLMFYNGVLSVLGNAALADEMAQIVTIGPIIKELVEKNVKGSPEDIETLRLRNATFSDALGVFGSQLIPWHVYIGFYLGIANAVYPLTTFTAMSIIKFNFMAYIAVGSILFLTLTGLDRIIPRFALPSEPNVRLLGADEEIEIGTEVEETV; from the coding sequence ATGGGATCGGTAACAGCGATAATAAAGCTTAGTCCAGTTTTAGTTTTGGCAGGACTAATGATGAATGGGTATGACGCATTATTAGCAGCACCTTTAGCAACAGTATATGCAGCAGCAGTAGCATCACTTGTAGCAAAAAAGAAAATAGGTGATATTATTGATTCTTGTATTAAAAATGCAAGAGAGATGCAAATAGCGTTCTTTATCTTAATGATGGCTTATGCAATGGCTGAAGCATTTATGTCAACAGGAGTAGGAGCTTCAATAATAAACATAGCATTAGGGTTTGGATTAACAGCTAGAACAGTTGCAGTTGTAGGAGTAATAGTTACATCAATACTGTCTATAGCAACTGGAACAAGTTGGGGAACATTTGCAGCTTGTGCACCAATATTCTTGTGGTTAAATCATATTGTTCAAGGAGATATGTACTTAACACTTGCAGCAATAGCAGGAGGAGCATGTTTTGGAGATAATATAGGTTTAATATCAGATACAACAATTGTTAGTTCTGGAATTCAAAGGGTAGAGGTTGTAAAAAGAATAAGACACCAAGGATTTTGGTCAGCATCAGTACTTGTGTGTGCTGTAGTTACATTCTATGTTGTTAGTGTGATGATGGGATTACCAACTGAAGTTGGAAGTCCAGTTGAAGCTATTAATCAAATACCTGAGTCAGCTTGGGCCGCTTTAGCTGAGAAGAGAGAAAGTGCAGTGGCATTACTAAATCAAGTTAAAAGTGGAGTTCCATATTATATGGTAATTCCTCTAATATTAGTTTTAGTTTCAGCATTTAAAGGAGTAAATACATTACTGTGTCTATTCCTAGGAATTTTTGCTTCATACGCATTTGGAATGTTTGCTGGAACAGTTGAAAGTACTTCAGCATTCTTAGATCTAATCTATTCAGGATTTGAAGGAGCAGGATCATGGGTTATTGTTATGATGATGTGGGTCGCAGCGTTCGGTGGAGTTATGAAAACAATGGATGCATTTAGACCGATATCGATTTTAATCAAAAGAATCTCAGGAAATGTAAGACAACTTATGTTCTATAATGGAGTTTTATCTGTTTTAGGAAATGCAGCTTTAGCTGATGAGATGGCACAAATAGTTACAATAGGTCCAATTATAAAAGAGCTTGTTGAAAAAAATGTAAAAGGAAGCCCAGAAGATATTGAAACATTGAGACTTAGAAATGCTACATTTAGTGACGCTCTTGGAGTTTTTGGTTCACAACTTATTCCTTGGCATGTTTATATAGGATTTTATTTAGGAATAGCAAATGCAGTGTATCCATTAACAACTTTTACTGCAATGAGTATTATAAAGTTCAATTTTATGGCTTATATAGCTGTAGGAAGTATTTTATTTCTGACACTTACAGGACTTGATAGAATAATACCTAGATTTGCTTTACCAAGTGAGCCTAACGTAAGATTATTAGGTGCAGATGAAGAGATTGAAATAGGAACAGAAGTAGAGGAAACAGTATAA
- a CDS encoding hotdog domain-containing protein, whose protein sequence is MTKSMIRLRMSSADAHYGGNLVDGARILQLFGDVATELLIKHDGDEGLFKAYSSVEFIAPVYAGDYLEVVGEITKVGNTSRTMIFEARKVIVPRADICDSAADFLEEPIVVCRAAGTCVVPKAVQRKG, encoded by the coding sequence ATGACAAAATCAATGATAAGATTAAGAATGAGCTCGGCAGATGCTCATTATGGTGGAAATTTAGTAGACGGTGCGAGAATATTACAATTATTTGGAGATGTAGCAACAGAGCTACTAATTAAGCATGATGGAGATGAGGGTTTGTTTAAAGCTTATAGTAGTGTTGAGTTCATAGCTCCTGTCTATGCAGGAGATTATTTAGAGGTTGTTGGAGAGATTACAAAGGTAGGAAATACATCAAGAACTATGATTTTCGAAGCAAGAAAAGTAATTGTTCCAAGAGCCGATATCTGTGATTCTGCAGCTGATTTTTTAGAAGAACCTATCGTTGTATGTAGAGCAGCTGGTACTTGTGTAGTTCCAAAAGCAGTTCAGAGAAAGGGGTAA